In Polyangia bacterium, one DNA window encodes the following:
- a CDS encoding peptidylprolyl isomerase — translation MKISAKKAVTIGYTVKDDAGEILDTSMGTDPLTYLHGLGNIVPGLERALEGKSAGDNVAVSLPPADGYGARDESLRQTIPLRQLQVDDKRKVKVGGRYRAWLAGGAHVVEVTAIDGDQVTVDGNHPLAGMTLHFTVDVVEVRNATADELAHGHVHGPGGHH, via the coding sequence ATGAAAATCAGCGCGAAGAAGGCCGTGACCATCGGATACACGGTCAAGGACGACGCGGGCGAGATCCTGGACACGTCGATGGGAACCGACCCGCTGACGTATTTGCACGGCCTGGGCAACATCGTGCCCGGCCTGGAACGCGCGCTGGAAGGAAAGAGCGCGGGCGACAACGTGGCTGTCTCGTTGCCGCCGGCCGACGGGTACGGGGCGCGTGACGAATCGTTGCGGCAGACCATCCCGCTGCGCCAACTGCAGGTCGACGACAAGCGCAAGGTCAAGGTGGGCGGTCGCTATCGGGCCTGGCTTGCTGGTGGCGCGCACGTCGTGGAGGTCACCGCCATCGACGGTGATCAGGTGACCGTCGACGGCAACCACCCGCTGGCCGGGATGACGTTGCACTTCACCGTCGACGTGGTCGAAGTGCGCAACGCCACCGCCGACGAGCTGGCCCACGGTCACGTGCACGGTCCCGGCGGCCACCACTGA
- a CDS encoding Hsp70 family protein codes for MSAGDRRSVGIDFGTTNTAVGLADEAGGVRLLSLPGPGGAPATTWRTVLFFEDGLPPNAGAPAIDRFLTVDGDGRLVQSIKSHLSSASFSRTMILGRTYTLEALIAVFLRAVRAAAESGGVDLGGRAVIGRPVRYWGARDPEDEARALSRMRAALDLAGFSDVAFEYEPIAAALRYGATLDHDELILVADFGGGTSDFSLARVGPQVAPGDSSAILATGGLAIGGDSFDARVIDALVAPALGLGTHYRDELGARTAVPAALFGRLRRWHHLSFLKEPATLRLLERMEHGAEAPREIGRLLQVVRDELGLPLHRAVERGKVALSADTSAALDIDDLELRLPMQRRDFDRWIVPEREAIDQAIARVLGDGNVSAADVDTVFATGGSSLVPAVRQSLAARFGAGKLAGGEELTSVAWGLAARARQLFSDR; via the coding sequence ATGTCCGCGGGGGATCGACGTTCGGTCGGGATCGACTTTGGAACCACCAACACGGCCGTCGGTCTGGCCGACGAGGCCGGCGGGGTGCGTCTGCTGTCGTTGCCCGGGCCGGGCGGCGCGCCCGCCACCACCTGGCGCACGGTGCTTTTCTTTGAAGACGGGTTGCCGCCCAACGCGGGCGCCCCGGCCATCGATCGCTTCTTGACCGTGGACGGCGACGGGCGGCTGGTGCAGTCGATCAAATCGCACCTCAGCAGCGCGTCGTTTTCGCGCACGATGATCCTGGGCCGGACGTACACCCTGGAGGCGTTGATCGCCGTCTTCCTGCGCGCCGTGCGCGCGGCGGCGGAAAGCGGCGGCGTGGACCTGGGCGGGCGGGCGGTGATCGGGCGCCCGGTGCGGTACTGGGGCGCACGCGACCCCGAAGACGAGGCCCGTGCGTTGTCGCGCATGCGGGCGGCGCTGGATCTGGCGGGGTTTTCCGACGTCGCCTTCGAATACGAACCGATCGCCGCGGCTCTGCGTTACGGCGCCACGCTGGATCACGACGAGCTGATCCTGGTGGCCGATTTCGGCGGCGGCACCAGCGATTTTTCTTTGGCCCGCGTCGGCCCGCAGGTCGCGCCCGGCGACAGCAGCGCCATCCTGGCCACCGGCGGCCTGGCCATCGGCGGCGACAGCTTCGACGCGCGGGTGATCGATGCGTTGGTGGCGCCGGCGCTGGGATTGGGCACGCATTATCGCGACGAGCTGGGCGCGCGCACGGCGGTGCCGGCGGCGCTGTTCGGACGCCTGCGACGCTGGCACCACCTGTCGTTCTTGAAAGAGCCGGCCACGCTGCGCCTGCTGGAACGCATGGAGCACGGCGCCGAGGCGCCGCGCGAGATCGGCCGCCTTCTGCAAGTGGTGCGCGACGAGCTAGGCTTGCCCCTTCACCGCGCCGTCGAACGCGGCAAGGTGGCGCTGTCCGCCGACACCAGCGCAGCGTTGGACATCGACGATCTCGAGCTGCGCTTGCCCATGCAGCGTCGCGATTTCGATCGTTGGATCGTCCCGGAGCGCGAGGCCATCGATCAGGCGATCGCCCGCGTCCTCGGTGACGGCAACGTCAGCGCCGCCGATGTGGACACGGTGTTCGCCACCGGCGGCTCGTCGCTGGTGCCCGCCGTGCGGCAGTCGCTGGCCGCGCGCTTCGGCGCCGGCAAACTGGCCGGCGGCGAAGAGCTGACCTCGGTCGCCTGGGGTTTGGCCGCCCGCGCGCGGCAGTTGTTCAGCGACCGCTAG
- a CDS encoding lmo0937 family membrane protein, with protein MLWTIAVLLLILWGLGMVTSYTLGGFIHLLLILAVIAVAIRLIQGRRIVD; from the coding sequence ATGTTATGGACAATTGCAGTTCTGTTGCTGATTTTGTGGGGTCTCGGGATGGTCACGTCCTATACCTTGGGCGGGTTCATCCACTTGTTGCTGATTCTCGCGGTCATCGCAGTGGCCATTCGCCTCATCCAAGGAAGACGAATCGTGGATTGA
- a CDS encoding sigma-54 dependent transcriptional regulator, with the protein MKILVIDDEVELRGVISDVLRDAGHQVVEAGDDGPAARTLVDEGGFDLVLSDVRLPGVDGLELFRRARTTSPLSDFMLMTAFADVGEAVAALKEGAADYLTKPFDPDELLHQVSRIQASRAMRRELIEARQALAQRSPANQLVGQSPQMLKIQARIEMIAQSDAATLITGESGTGKELVARLLHDRGARAQKPFVAVNCAGFPDTLIEAELFGVERGAFTGAVKRREGRFKAADGGTLFLDEVAELPLTAQAKLLRVLQEGIVEPLGTNTAIKVDVRLVSATHRNLRERIAAGLFREDLFYRINVLDVALPTLRERDGDLPILVQFFLDGFARADGQGKPRAPTISSDAYGALSAYGYPGNVRELAHAIEHAVVLAGGGEITLDHLPAAIAEAAPAGRAKAAAANGSAPVVEADVAAPLAQAVRAFEKAHLLKVLNAAGGKRVRAAEMLGISRKSLWEKLRSYDQAEAERDKESD; encoded by the coding sequence ATGAAGATCCTGGTGATCGACGACGAAGTCGAGCTCCGCGGGGTCATCTCGGATGTTCTGCGCGACGCCGGCCACCAGGTCGTCGAAGCCGGCGACGATGGTCCCGCCGCGCGCACGTTGGTGGATGAAGGCGGCTTTGATCTGGTGCTCAGCGACGTGCGGTTGCCGGGCGTCGATGGGTTAGAGCTGTTCCGGCGCGCCCGCACCACGTCGCCCTTGTCCGATTTCATGCTGATGACCGCCTTCGCCGATGTTGGCGAAGCGGTGGCCGCGCTGAAAGAGGGCGCCGCCGACTACCTGACCAAACCGTTCGACCCCGACGAGCTTTTGCACCAGGTCAGCCGCATCCAGGCCAGCCGGGCCATGCGCCGCGAGCTGATCGAAGCGCGGCAGGCACTGGCCCAGCGCTCGCCGGCCAACCAGCTGGTCGGCCAATCGCCGCAGATGCTGAAGATCCAGGCCCGCATCGAGATGATCGCGCAAAGCGACGCCGCCACGCTGATCACCGGCGAGAGCGGCACCGGCAAGGAACTGGTGGCCCGGCTGCTGCACGATCGCGGCGCCCGCGCCCAAAAGCCATTCGTCGCGGTCAACTGCGCCGGCTTTCCCGACACCTTGATCGAAGCCGAGCTGTTCGGCGTCGAGCGCGGCGCTTTCACCGGCGCGGTCAAGCGCCGCGAAGGCCGATTCAAAGCCGCCGACGGCGGGACGCTGTTTCTCGACGAGGTCGCCGAGCTGCCCCTGACGGCACAGGCCAAGCTGCTACGGGTCCTGCAAGAAGGCATCGTCGAGCCGCTGGGCACCAACACGGCGATCAAGGTCGACGTCCGCCTGGTCTCCGCCACCCACCGCAACCTGCGCGAACGGATCGCCGCCGGGCTTTTTCGGGAAGATCTCTTTTATCGCATCAACGTCCTGGACGTGGCGTTGCCGACGCTGCGCGAACGCGACGGCGACCTGCCCATCCTGGTGCAATTTTTTCTGGACGGGTTCGCCCGCGCCGACGGTCAGGGCAAGCCCAGGGCGCCCACCATCTCGAGTGACGCTTACGGGGCGCTGAGCGCATACGGTTATCCCGGCAACGTGCGCGAGCTGGCCCACGCCATCGAACACGCGGTGGTGCTGGCTGGCGGCGGCGAGATCACCCTCGATCATCTGCCCGCGGCGATCGCCGAAGCGGCGCCCGCCGGTCGAGCGAAGGCAGCCGCGGCGAATGGCTCAGCGCCGGTGGTGGAGGCCGACGTCGCCGCGCCGCTGGCCCAGGCGGTGCGGGCCTTTGAAAAGGCCCATCTTTTGAAGGTGCTGAACGCCGCCGGTGGCAAACGGGTGCGCGCCGCCGAGATGCTGGGCATCTCGCGCAAGAGCCTGTGGGAAAAATTGCGCTCCTATGACCAGGCCGAAGCCGAACGCGACAAAGAATCCGACTGA
- the nirD gene encoding nitrite reductase small subunit NirD, producing the protein MDADVVADQAEWIDVCALDDIRPKAAVCALVGRRQVAIFRPGTAPALYALDNIDPFSQASVLSRGIMGDRNGVPKIASPIFKQSFDLRTGICLDDAAVRVAAFPVRVRDGRVQVKVDVQLDSPSVTK; encoded by the coding sequence ATGGACGCCGACGTCGTCGCGGATCAAGCGGAATGGATCGACGTCTGCGCGCTGGACGACATTCGCCCGAAGGCGGCGGTGTGCGCGCTGGTGGGGCGCCGGCAGGTGGCCATCTTTCGCCCAGGCACCGCGCCCGCCCTGTATGCCCTGGACAACATCGATCCCTTCAGCCAGGCGTCGGTGTTGTCGCGCGGGATCATGGGCGATCGCAACGGCGTTCCGAAGATCGCCTCGCCCATCTTCAAGCAAAGCTTTGATCTGCGGACCGGCATTTGCCTCGACGACGCGGCGGTGCGGGTGGCGGCCTTTCCGGTGCGGGTGCGCGACGGACGCGTCCAAGTGAAGGTCGATGTCCAGCTCGATTCACCGTCGGTGACCAAGTAG
- the nirB gene encoding nitrite reductase large subunit NirB, with the protein MNSRRRLVVVGNGMVGHRFVDQLTSGPQSDGWDVTVFCDETRLAYDRVNLSKFFEGQGADGLTLATAEHYAAAGVRVLVGQNAVAVDRAAKVVRSSTGQAVPYDRLVLATGSYPFVPALEGREAAGCFVYRTIADLEAIRAYAADVSVGAVVGGGLLGLEAANALRNLGLETHVVEMAARLMPLQVDEIGGAVLKRRIEALGVGVHTGMATKRILVEEGRVVGLQFADGGQLDTAMVVFSAGIRPRDELGRACGLAIASRAGIVVDQHCRTSDPDIFAIGECASWDGRVYGLVAPGYRMAEIAVEQLGGGGDRHLTTFDMSTKLKLLGVDVASFGDAFGLDAGAHTVSLVDTVAGVYKRLVVSADKQRLLGGILVGDAAAYNQLLAMVQTRTALPAEPDELILPRREGSTRGGGLSPANLPAEALICSCHNVSKGEICEAIATKNLLDVPSVKKCTKAGSGCGSCSTLVGEILKVELKKAGVTVNHGICEHFPHSRQELFHLVRVKRHRTFDEVAEAHGKGAGCEICKPAVASILASLWNEYVLGPDHAGLQDTNDRALANMQRDGTYSVVPRVPGGEITPRQLIVLGEVAERFGLYSKITGAQRVDLFGATLDQLPAIWRQLIAAGFESGHAYGKALRTVKSCVGSTWCRFGVQDSVSFAIRLENRYKGLRSPHKLKAAASGCARECAEAQGKDFGVIATEKGYNLYVCGNGGMKPQHAQLLASDLDEDTVLRYVDRFLMFYVRTADRLERTATWLNKLEGGIEYLRRVVVDDALGIAAELEAEMKNVVDTYQCEWTTTLGDPDKLKMFRTFVNSDAPDPGIVRVPLRQQHRPATVEERQSMVRPAETDRRAQ; encoded by the coding sequence ATGAATTCTCGGCGGCGACTGGTGGTGGTGGGCAACGGCATGGTCGGCCATCGCTTCGTCGATCAGCTGACCTCTGGCCCGCAAAGTGACGGCTGGGACGTCACCGTCTTTTGCGACGAGACGCGGCTGGCCTACGACCGCGTGAACCTGTCGAAGTTCTTCGAAGGCCAGGGCGCCGACGGCCTGACGCTGGCGACCGCAGAACACTACGCCGCGGCCGGCGTGCGCGTACTGGTGGGTCAGAACGCGGTGGCCGTCGATCGCGCCGCGAAGGTCGTTCGATCGTCGACGGGGCAAGCGGTTCCCTACGACCGGCTGGTGCTGGCCACCGGTTCTTATCCGTTCGTGCCGGCGCTGGAAGGCCGCGAGGCCGCCGGTTGCTTCGTCTACCGCACCATCGCCGATCTGGAAGCGATTCGCGCCTACGCCGCCGACGTCAGCGTGGGCGCAGTGGTCGGCGGAGGCCTCTTGGGCTTGGAGGCGGCGAACGCGCTGCGGAACCTGGGACTCGAAACCCATGTGGTGGAGATGGCGGCGCGCCTGATGCCGCTGCAGGTGGACGAGATCGGCGGCGCGGTCTTGAAGCGGCGGATCGAAGCCTTGGGCGTCGGCGTGCACACCGGCATGGCGACCAAACGGATCCTGGTCGAAGAAGGGCGCGTCGTCGGGTTGCAGTTCGCCGACGGCGGGCAGCTGGACACGGCGATGGTGGTCTTCTCGGCGGGCATCCGGCCGCGCGACGAACTCGGGCGGGCCTGCGGCTTGGCCATCGCCTCGCGCGCCGGGATCGTCGTCGATCAGCACTGCCGCACGTCGGACCCCGACATCTTCGCCATCGGCGAGTGCGCGTCGTGGGACGGCCGCGTGTACGGCCTGGTGGCGCCCGGTTACCGCATGGCGGAGATCGCCGTCGAACAACTGGGCGGCGGCGGCGATCGCCACCTCACCACGTTCGACATGAGCACCAAGCTGAAGCTGCTGGGCGTGGACGTCGCCAGCTTTGGCGACGCCTTCGGCCTGGACGCCGGCGCGCACACCGTCAGCCTGGTCGACACGGTGGCGGGCGTTTACAAGCGCCTGGTGGTCAGCGCCGACAAGCAACGACTGCTGGGCGGCATCCTGGTGGGCGACGCGGCGGCGTACAACCAGCTTTTGGCGATGGTGCAGACGCGCACCGCGCTGCCCGCCGAGCCCGACGAGTTGATCCTTCCGCGTCGTGAAGGCAGCACGCGCGGCGGCGGCCTGTCGCCGGCGAACCTGCCGGCCGAGGCGCTGATCTGCAGCTGCCACAACGTCTCGAAGGGCGAGATCTGCGAGGCCATCGCCACCAAGAACCTTCTGGATGTGCCCAGCGTGAAGAAGTGTACCAAGGCCGGCAGCGGCTGCGGTTCGTGCTCCACGCTGGTCGGCGAGATCTTGAAGGTCGAGCTGAAAAAAGCCGGCGTGACCGTCAACCACGGAATCTGCGAACACTTTCCCCATTCGCGGCAAGAGCTGTTTCACCTGGTGCGGGTGAAGCGCCACCGCACCTTCGACGAGGTGGCGGAGGCGCACGGCAAAGGGGCCGGCTGCGAGATCTGCAAACCGGCGGTGGCGTCGATCCTGGCGTCGCTGTGGAACGAATATGTTCTCGGTCCCGACCACGCCGGCCTCCAGGACACCAACGATCGCGCGCTGGCCAACATGCAGCGTGACGGAACCTACTCCGTGGTGCCGCGCGTGCCGGGCGGCGAGATCACGCCGCGCCAGCTGATTGTCCTTGGTGAAGTGGCCGAGCGCTTCGGACTTTATTCGAAGATCACCGGCGCTCAACGGGTGGATCTGTTCGGCGCCACGCTGGATCAACTGCCGGCCATCTGGCGCCAGCTGATCGCCGCCGGCTTTGAATCCGGCCACGCCTACGGCAAAGCGCTGCGTACGGTGAAGTCGTGTGTGGGCAGCACCTGGTGCCGGTTCGGCGTGCAGGATTCCGTCAGCTTCGCCATTCGCCTGGAGAACCGATACAAGGGCCTGCGCAGCCCGCACAAGCTGAAGGCCGCCGCGTCCGGCTGCGCGCGCGAGTGCGCCGAGGCCCAGGGCAAGGACTTTGGCGTCATCGCCACCGAGAAGGGATACAACCTTTACGTCTGCGGCAACGGCGGGATGAAGCCGCAGCACGCGCAGTTGCTGGCGTCCGATCTCGATGAGGACACCGTCCTTCGTTACGTCGATCGCTTCCTGATGTTCTATGTCCGGACCGCCGATCGTCTGGAACGCACGGCCACCTGGCTGAACAAGCTCGAAGGCGGCATCGAATATTTGCGCCGGGTGGTGGTCGACGACGCGCTGGGTATCGCGGCCGAACTGGAGGCCGAGATGAAGAACGTCGTCGACACGTACCAGTGCGAGTGGACGACCACCTTGGGCGATCCGGACAAGCTGAAGATGTTCCGCACCTTCGTGAACTCCGACGCGCCCGATCCGGGGATCGTGCGTGTGCCGCTGCGCCAGCAACATCGCCCCGCCACCGTCGAGGAACGACAGTCGATGGTGCGCCCCGCTGAAACCGACCGGAGAGCGCAATGA
- a CDS encoding response regulator, with the protein MLAAPAPEIMIVDDDPHVREALTDFLADEGFRVRDAENGADALEQLASKGEQPALVILDLAMPVMDGYQFLYQLQAAEAAAAVPVVILSASIDQNWLPEHIVKLRKPIESHLLVKTIRGILGTRYPI; encoded by the coding sequence ATGTTGGCGGCTCCCGCACCCGAGATCATGATCGTCGACGACGATCCGCACGTCCGCGAGGCGCTGACGGATTTCCTGGCCGACGAGGGGTTTCGGGTGCGGGATGCGGAGAACGGCGCCGATGCGTTGGAGCAATTGGCATCCAAAGGGGAACAACCGGCGCTGGTGATCCTCGATCTGGCGATGCCCGTGATGGACGGGTATCAGTTTCTGTACCAACTGCAGGCAGCTGAGGCGGCTGCGGCGGTTCCGGTCGTCATCCTCAGCGCCAGCATCGATCAGAACTGGCTTCCCGAGCACATCGTGAAGCTGCGCAAACCGATCGAAAGCCATCTCCTGGTAAAGACGATTCGAGGGATTTTGGGAACGCGCTATCCTATTTAG
- a CDS encoding alpha/beta hydrolase-fold protein encodes MIVAGGACSTSSSPAATGSGGAAAGGSGGSSSGSGGAPPASGGSSGSGGAIAGSGGTVATDAGNDVNSIDSGGETGPGGYGGGLPDVSADGDGDRTIGPTYKRDPLLSFQNGVPKGRMINFTMTGAQSQIYKGVNGAYNRSVSVYVPMQYVPGTPAPFIVTQDAMGTDTVPPALDNLIAMNKMPKLVVLFVQNGGGDAMGSERGLEYDTVSGLFATFVIKEVLPRAITEVKNQLQINLAFTDDPNGHGTFGGSSGGAASFSMAWWHPDLFRRVLTYSGTFVSQVPAGAPFPHGCWVYHDVDPHFVDPMADPAHGLIVQHCEPKTGADKGSDNPGPCDTPLTQADCETAGCVWNTTVNKPIRVWLESADGDLGTPGHLLDTKYGPIEYRDFNLANIRMALSMKTRGYHYHYDHALSAGHVDGNVVGQTLAEALQWVWRGYPVN; translated from the coding sequence TTGATTGTCGCCGGAGGCGCTTGTTCGACAAGCAGCAGCCCGGCGGCAACGGGCAGCGGTGGCGCGGCGGCCGGCGGGAGCGGGGGTAGCAGCAGCGGGTCGGGCGGCGCGCCACCTGCCAGCGGTGGCAGCAGCGGCAGCGGGGGAGCAATCGCCGGCAGCGGCGGGACCGTGGCCACGGACGCCGGCAACGACGTCAACAGCATCGACAGCGGCGGCGAGACCGGCCCTGGCGGGTACGGCGGAGGCTTGCCCGACGTTTCGGCCGATGGCGACGGCGATCGCACCATCGGACCGACGTACAAGCGCGATCCGTTGCTCAGCTTTCAAAACGGCGTGCCCAAGGGCCGCATGATCAACTTCACCATGACCGGCGCGCAGAGCCAGATCTACAAAGGCGTCAACGGCGCCTACAACCGATCGGTCAGCGTGTACGTGCCGATGCAGTACGTGCCCGGCACGCCCGCTCCCTTCATCGTCACGCAGGACGCGATGGGGACGGACACGGTGCCGCCCGCGCTGGACAACCTGATCGCCATGAACAAGATGCCGAAGCTGGTCGTGCTGTTCGTGCAGAACGGCGGCGGCGACGCCATGGGCAGCGAACGCGGCCTGGAGTACGACACCGTCTCCGGCCTGTTTGCCACGTTCGTCATCAAAGAGGTTCTGCCGCGCGCTATCACCGAGGTGAAGAACCAGCTGCAGATCAATCTCGCTTTCACCGACGATCCGAACGGCCACGGCACGTTCGGCGGCAGCTCGGGTGGAGCGGCGTCATTCTCGATGGCGTGGTGGCACCCGGATCTGTTCCGGCGCGTGCTGACCTACTCGGGTACGTTCGTCTCGCAGGTGCCGGCGGGCGCGCCGTTCCCGCACGGTTGCTGGGTCTATCACGACGTCGATCCGCACTTCGTCGACCCGATGGCCGATCCGGCCCACGGTCTGATCGTCCAGCACTGCGAACCGAAGACCGGCGCCGACAAAGGCAGCGACAACCCCGGCCCCTGCGACACACCGCTGACCCAGGCCGACTGCGAGACTGCCGGCTGCGTCTGGAATACCACGGTGAACAAACCGATCCGCGTCTGGCTGGAATCCGCCGACGGCGACCTGGGGACGCCCGGTCACCTCCTGGACACCAAGTACGGCCCGATCGAATACCGCGACTTCAACCTGGCCAACATCCGCATGGCGCTGTCGATGAAGACCCGCGGCTATCACTATCACTATGATCACGCGCTCAGCGCCGGGCACGTCGACGGCAACGTCGTCGGCCAGACCCTGGCCGAGGCGCTGCAGTGGGTGTGGCGCGGGTATCCGGTCAACTAG
- a CDS encoding DmsC/YnfH family molybdoenzyme membrane anchor subunit — protein MPPSSSPTAVRSTLLRIAPPADVASSVPSKLTAFLDRVLHEQQQLTAVDRFSRHHDDGQAPAQGRYYRDLIPFHRPGPGQQYSFEVDLDVCTGCKACVASCHALNGLDEGEVWRTVGLLHGGTADAPAQQTVTTSCHHCVDPACMRGCPVKAYEKDPVTGIVHHLDDQCIGCQYCTLMCPYDAPKYSASRGIVRKCDMCSDRLAVGEAPACVQACPNQAIRIRISDQTQAVQASEAGVFLPGAPAPDHTLPTTVYKTARPVARNLLPADFYSVSPEHGHLPLAVMLVLTQLAVGTFITNVVKERVLHQGPAMGAVQAVVALALALMAIGAATLHLGRPQFAFRAVLGFATSWMSREIVAFGLFATTAALYAASLVPARIPLPGLALLARWRSVWELAAVAAGAGGVACSVMIYAATRRAQWGGPATAFKFLVSGVILGVAAALVTDAALGVSAPGAVVLLKIVIVGSALKLAFEASVFRHLWSRPHTTWKRVALLMVGALRGPTVVRFAVGGLGGIVLPALLLGAGAAPSVAGAAAVALLLFIGELIERSLFFRSAPPSRMPGAQG, from the coding sequence TTGCCACCATCCAGCAGTCCCACCGCCGTCCGCAGCACGCTTTTGCGGATCGCGCCGCCCGCCGATGTCGCCAGCAGCGTGCCCAGCAAGCTGACGGCGTTTCTGGATCGCGTCCTTCACGAGCAACAACAGTTGACCGCCGTCGATCGCTTCTCGCGCCACCACGACGACGGGCAGGCGCCGGCTCAGGGCCGGTACTACCGCGATCTGATCCCGTTTCATCGCCCCGGCCCCGGCCAGCAGTATTCGTTCGAGGTCGACCTGGACGTCTGCACCGGCTGCAAGGCGTGCGTGGCGTCGTGCCACGCGCTGAACGGCCTGGACGAAGGCGAGGTGTGGCGCACCGTCGGGCTGCTTCACGGCGGCACCGCCGACGCGCCGGCGCAGCAAACCGTGACCACGTCGTGCCACCACTGCGTCGATCCGGCGTGCATGCGCGGCTGTCCAGTCAAGGCGTACGAAAAAGATCCGGTCACCGGCATCGTCCACCACCTGGACGACCAGTGCATCGGCTGCCAGTACTGCACGCTGATGTGCCCGTACGACGCGCCCAAGTACAGCGCCAGCCGGGGCATCGTGCGCAAGTGCGACATGTGCAGCGATCGTCTGGCCGTCGGTGAGGCGCCGGCCTGCGTGCAGGCGTGCCCGAACCAGGCCATCCGCATCCGCATCAGCGATCAGACGCAGGCCGTGCAGGCCAGTGAGGCAGGCGTGTTCCTGCCCGGCGCGCCCGCGCCCGACCACACCCTGCCGACCACTGTGTACAAGACGGCGCGTCCGGTGGCGCGCAATCTGCTGCCGGCGGATTTCTACAGCGTCAGCCCCGAGCACGGACATTTGCCGCTGGCGGTGATGCTGGTGCTGACCCAGCTGGCGGTGGGCACGTTCATCACCAACGTGGTGAAAGAGCGGGTCTTGCACCAGGGCCCGGCAATGGGCGCGGTGCAGGCGGTGGTGGCGCTGGCGCTGGCGCTGATGGCCATCGGCGCGGCGACCCTGCACCTTGGCCGGCCGCAGTTCGCCTTTCGCGCCGTGTTGGGTTTTGCCACCTCGTGGATGAGCCGGGAGATCGTCGCCTTCGGTCTGTTCGCCACGACGGCGGCGCTCTACGCGGCATCGCTGGTGCCGGCGCGCATTCCCTTGCCGGGGTTGGCGCTGCTGGCGCGCTGGCGCAGCGTCTGGGAGCTGGCGGCGGTCGCCGCAGGGGCAGGGGGCGTGGCGTGCTCGGTGATGATCTACGCGGCCACGCGACGGGCGCAGTGGGGCGGCCCGGCGACCGCCTTCAAATTCTTGGTCAGCGGCGTGATTCTGGGCGTCGCCGCCGCGCTGGTCACCGACGCGGCGCTGGGGGTCAGCGCGCCCGGCGCCGTTGTGTTGCTGAAGATCGTCATCGTCGGCTCGGCGCTGAAGCTGGCCTTCGAGGCGTCGGTGTTTCGCCATCTGTGGAGCCGCCCGCACACCACCTGGAAGCGCGTGGCCCTGCTGATGGTGGGGGCCCTGCGCGGGCCCACAGTGGTGCGTTTCGCCGTCGGTGGGCTGGGCGGCATCGTGTTGCCCGCGCTGCTGCTGGGCGCCGGCGCGGCGCCGTCGGTGGCGGGCGCGGCGGCCGTCGCGCTGCTGCTCTTCATCGGGGAGTTGATCGAACGCTCGCTGTTCTTCCGGTCGGCGCCCCCGTCGCGCATGCCGGGAGCGCAAGGCTGA